One Trichoderma atroviride chromosome 7, complete sequence DNA segment encodes these proteins:
- a CDS encoding uncharacterized protein (BUSCO:EOG092D0YSG) — MEDDENTTSRMEKVKLEDAVENGAHLESAARGSTSTPKLRNSEAPSPSSVDGTKSQSESVGTPSSTTRPARLSRKSSQKPPAREVPLYSHLPGVTEESCTTFQVIPDCLYGSRNLGSTDNDSLDCDCREEWRDGENFACGEESDCINRATKMECSANAGNCGGGCQNRRFQRKQYADVTVIKTEKKGFGLRANAMLEPNDFIYEYIGEVINEPTFRRRMLQYDDEGIKHFYFMSLNKNEFVDATKKGNLGRFCNHSCNPNCFVDKWVVGDKLRMGIFALRKIQAGEELVFNYNVDRYGAEPQPCYCGETNCVGFIGGKTQTERATKLPTATVEALGIDATDGWDTHVPKKPRKKRPDEDDEEYVNSIQPRSLDDDDARKVMATLMQCKEKWIAVKLLERIQRCDEERVIHSVMRMHAYQILKTTLNTFIDDRNVVLQVLAILDKFPRLTRNKIQDSNIEVTIQSLCQSEHEDVSSQSKKLLDEWSKLEVAYRIRRRKVDPNAPATTAIFEERRGQAREEEAAAAAAAGSQSTPKTASPRPIDAPKGPRSNVPQRNNSFFNNGHRQRRPFHNALPVGWFTAKDANGNTYFYNKQGKSTWERPTQPAAEQTPKAPSKAIQEQLLIQSIIDKVTKEGTPKQPASQTPAPAEASPKESRKDKWRALPVEKQMKLYEHTVYPPVKHVLDKFRHKLPKDELKRLGKDVAKKLVASDYKNNRVSDPAAPLTEKQERNIKKYVKDFLDRAVSKYEAHHRKRTSETAQRSAGSEQATTNGKSASGADKPGESPDSSQDREATAEDIVLSDMEEESPDGAADRKRKRDAEVIVASVDSVDSPLDGPEMKRLKEDDPDGATPPPPPPPPPENPGAARTEEAQALLEQEEALVRENEEAQRLDEEEQARKKAVARPNSDGGPPGQQTSMDEHGNALQKELLSH, encoded by the exons AtggaggatgacgagaacACAACGAGCAGAATGGAAAAGGTGAAGCTCGAGGACGCCGTCGAGAACGGCGCGCACTTGGAATCCGCCGCGAGAGGCTCGACCTCGACCCCCAAGCTTCGCAACAGCGAGGCCCCCTCGCCAAGCTCCGTGGACGGCACAAAATCGCAGAGCGAGAGCGTCGGCACCCCCAGCTCGACCACCAGGCCTGCGCGGTTGTCGCGCAAGTCGTCCCAGAAGCCGCCCGCTCGCGAGGTCCCGCTATATTCCCACCTCCCAGGCGTAACCGAGGAGTCGTGCACAACTTTCCAGGTTATTCCTGACTGTCTCTATGGATCGAGGAATCTGGGCTCAACCGACAACGACTCCCTGGACTGCGACTGCAGAGAAGAATGGC GGGATGGCGAAAATTTTGCTTGTGGCGAGGAGTCGGACTGCATCAACCGTGCGACCAAGATGGAGTGTAGCGCTAATGCAGGAAACTGTGGCGGCGGTTGCCAGAACCGGCGCTTTCAGCGCAAGCAGTATGCAGACGTGACGGTGATcaagacggagaagaagggcttcGGCCTTCGCGCCAACGCCATGCTCGAGCCCAATGATTTCATCTACGAGTACATCGGCGAGGTCATCAACGAACCGACGTTTCGGCGGCGCATGCTTCAGTATGACGACGAGGGCATCAAGCATTTTTACTTCATGTCGCTCAACAAAAACGAGTTTGTAGACGCAACGAAAAAGGGAAACCTAGGTCGGTTTTGCAACCACTCGTGCAATCCCAATTGTTTTGTGGACAAATGGGTCGTCGGCGACAAGCTTCGCATGGGTATTTTTGCTCTGCGCAAGATTCAGGCGGGCGAAGAGCTCGTGTTCAATTACAATGTCGATCGCTACGGCGCGGAGCCTCAGCCCTGTTATTGCGGAGAAACAAACTGCGTTGGCTTCATTGGAGGGAAAACGCAGACAGAGCGCGCCACCAAACTGCCTACTGCCACCGTCGAGGCTCTGGGTATCGATGCTACCGACGGCTGGGATACCCATGTCCCCAAGAAGCCTCGGAAGAAGCGTCccgatgaggacgacgaggagtaTGTCAACAGCATACAGCCTCGAAGcttggatgatgacgatgctcgCAAGGTCATGGCTACGTTGATGCAGTGCAAGGAGAAGTGGATTGCCGTCAAGCTGCTCGAGCGTATTCAACGCTGTGACGAAGAGCGCGTTATTCATTCTGTGATGCGCATGCACGCATACCAAATCCTCAAAACAACTCTCAACACATTCATCGATGATCGCAATGTCGTCTTACAAGttttggccatcttggacAAGTTCCCAAGACTAACAAGGAATAAGATTCAAGACTCCAATATTGAGGTGACGATCCAATCTCTTTGCCAATCCGAACATGAAGATGTCTCTTCCCAGTCCAAGAAACTGCTTGACGAGTGGAGCAAACTCGAGGTCGCCTACCGGATACGAAGGCGCAAGGTTGACCCCAATGCGCCGGCAACCACAGCCATCTTTGAGGAGCGAAGAGGGCAGGCTCGAGAAGAggaggcggctgcggctgcggctgcgggcTCTCAATCGACCCCCAAGACTGCCTCTCCACGACCCATTGACGCTCCCAAGGGACCGCGAAGCAATGTGCCGCAAAGGAATAACTCATTTTTCAACAATGGCCATCGTCAACGTAGACCGTTCCACAATGCCCTGCCCGTAGGTTGGTTTACCGCAAAGGATGCGAATGGTAACACGTACTTTTACAACAAGCAAGGCAAATCAACTTGGGAACGGCCAACGCAGCCGGCGGCGGAGCAGACACCGAAAGCTCCATCCAAGGCCATCCAAGAACAGCTTCTTATTCAGAGCATCATTGACAAGGTGACCAAAGAGGGCACGCCGAAACAGCCGGCTTCGCAGACCCCGGCACCAGCCGAAGCCTCTCCAAAGGAGTCTAGAAAAGATAAGTGGCGGGCTCTGCCAGTCGAGAAGCAAATGAAACTCTACGAACACACA GTATATCCTCCTGTGAAGCACGTGTTGGACAAGTTTCGGCATAAGCTTCCCAAGGATGAATTGAAGAGGCTTGGAAAGGATGTTGCAAAGAAGTTGGTGGCATCTGATTACAAGAACAACCGTGTCAGCGACCCTGCCGCGCCCCTCACCGAAAAACAGGAGCGAAACATTAAGAAATACGTCAAGGACTTTTTGGATCGTGCGGTTTCCAAGTACGAAGCGCATCATAGAAAGAGGACATCTGAGACCGCGCAGAGGAGCGCAGGCAGTGAGCAGGCTACTACTAATGGCAAGTCGGCCTCTGGAGCAGACAAGCCTGGCGAGAGCCCAGACTCTTCTCAAGACCGAGAGGCCACTGCAGAAGATATTGTTTTAAGTGATATGGAAGAGGAGTCGCctgatggcgctgctgacCGTAAACGAAAGCGAGATGCTGAGGTCATTGTGGCCTCTGTCGACTCTGTCGACTCGCCACTAGACGGACctgagatgaagagattgaaagaagatgaccCAGATGGGGCCACTCCccctccaccgccgccgcctcccccaGAGAACCCTGGTGCAGCTCGCACAGAGGAGGCGCAGGCTTTGCTTGAGCAAGAAGAGGCTTTAGTACGAGAGAATGAGGAGGCGCAGAGgcttgacgaagaagagcaagccCGGAAGAAGGCTGTGGCCCGACCAAACTCTGATGGCGGCCCGCCTGGACAACAGACGTCCATGGACGAACATGGCAATGCCCTCCAAAAAGAGCTGCTGAGCCATTAA
- a CDS encoding uncharacterized protein (BUSCO:EOG092D0YSG) — MECSANAGNCGGGCQNRRFQRKQYADVTVIKTEKKGFGLRANAMLEPNDFIYEYIGEVINEPTFRRRMLQYDDEGIKHFYFMSLNKNEFVDATKKGNLGRFCNHSCNPNCFVDKWVVGDKLRMGIFALRKIQAGEELVFNYNVDRYGAEPQPCYCGETNCVGFIGGKTQTERATKLPTATVEALGIDATDGWDTHVPKKPRKKRPDEDDEEYVNSIQPRSLDDDDARKVMATLMQCKEKWIAVKLLERIQRCDEERVIHSVMRMHAYQILKTTLNTFIDDRNVVLQVLAILDKFPRLTRNKIQDSNIEVTIQSLCQSEHEDVSSQSKKLLDEWSKLEVAYRIRRRKVDPNAPATTAIFEERRGQAREEEAAAAAAAGSQSTPKTASPRPIDAPKGPRSNVPQRNNSFFNNGHRQRRPFHNALPVGWFTAKDANGNTYFYNKQGKSTWERPTQPAAEQTPKAPSKAIQEQLLIQSIIDKVTKEGTPKQPASQTPAPAEASPKESRKDKWRALPVEKQMKLYEHTVYPPVKHVLDKFRHKLPKDELKRLGKDVAKKLVASDYKNNRVSDPAAPLTEKQERNIKKYVKDFLDRAVSKYEAHHRKRTSETAQRSAGSEQATTNGKSASGADKPGESPDSSQDREATAEDIVLSDMEEESPDGAADRKRKRDAEVIVASVDSVDSPLDGPEMKRLKEDDPDGATPPPPPPPPPENPGAARTEEAQALLEQEEALVRENEEAQRLDEEEQARKKAVARPNSDGGPPGQQTSMDEHGNALQKELLSH; from the exons ATGGAGTGTAGCGCTAATGCAGGAAACTGTGGCGGCGGTTGCCAGAACCGGCGCTTTCAGCGCAAGCAGTATGCAGACGTGACGGTGATcaagacggagaagaagggcttcGGCCTTCGCGCCAACGCCATGCTCGAGCCCAATGATTTCATCTACGAGTACATCGGCGAGGTCATCAACGAACCGACGTTTCGGCGGCGCATGCTTCAGTATGACGACGAGGGCATCAAGCATTTTTACTTCATGTCGCTCAACAAAAACGAGTTTGTAGACGCAACGAAAAAGGGAAACCTAGGTCGGTTTTGCAACCACTCGTGCAATCCCAATTGTTTTGTGGACAAATGGGTCGTCGGCGACAAGCTTCGCATGGGTATTTTTGCTCTGCGCAAGATTCAGGCGGGCGAAGAGCTCGTGTTCAATTACAATGTCGATCGCTACGGCGCGGAGCCTCAGCCCTGTTATTGCGGAGAAACAAACTGCGTTGGCTTCATTGGAGGGAAAACGCAGACAGAGCGCGCCACCAAACTGCCTACTGCCACCGTCGAGGCTCTGGGTATCGATGCTACCGACGGCTGGGATACCCATGTCCCCAAGAAGCCTCGGAAGAAGCGTCccgatgaggacgacgaggagtaTGTCAACAGCATACAGCCTCGAAGcttggatgatgacgatgctcgCAAGGTCATGGCTACGTTGATGCAGTGCAAGGAGAAGTGGATTGCCGTCAAGCTGCTCGAGCGTATTCAACGCTGTGACGAAGAGCGCGTTATTCATTCTGTGATGCGCATGCACGCATACCAAATCCTCAAAACAACTCTCAACACATTCATCGATGATCGCAATGTCGTCTTACAAGttttggccatcttggacAAGTTCCCAAGACTAACAAGGAATAAGATTCAAGACTCCAATATTGAGGTGACGATCCAATCTCTTTGCCAATCCGAACATGAAGATGTCTCTTCCCAGTCCAAGAAACTGCTTGACGAGTGGAGCAAACTCGAGGTCGCCTACCGGATACGAAGGCGCAAGGTTGACCCCAATGCGCCGGCAACCACAGCCATCTTTGAGGAGCGAAGAGGGCAGGCTCGAGAAGAggaggcggctgcggctgcggctgcgggcTCTCAATCGACCCCCAAGACTGCCTCTCCACGACCCATTGACGCTCCCAAGGGACCGCGAAGCAATGTGCCGCAAAGGAATAACTCATTTTTCAACAATGGCCATCGTCAACGTAGACCGTTCCACAATGCCCTGCCCGTAGGTTGGTTTACCGCAAAGGATGCGAATGGTAACACGTACTTTTACAACAAGCAAGGCAAATCAACTTGGGAACGGCCAACGCAGCCGGCGGCGGAGCAGACACCGAAAGCTCCATCCAAGGCCATCCAAGAACAGCTTCTTATTCAGAGCATCATTGACAAGGTGACCAAAGAGGGCACGCCGAAACAGCCGGCTTCGCAGACCCCGGCACCAGCCGAAGCCTCTCCAAAGGAGTCTAGAAAAGATAAGTGGCGGGCTCTGCCAGTCGAGAAGCAAATGAAACTCTACGAACACACA GTATATCCTCCTGTGAAGCACGTGTTGGACAAGTTTCGGCATAAGCTTCCCAAGGATGAATTGAAGAGGCTTGGAAAGGATGTTGCAAAGAAGTTGGTGGCATCTGATTACAAGAACAACCGTGTCAGCGACCCTGCCGCGCCCCTCACCGAAAAACAGGAGCGAAACATTAAGAAATACGTCAAGGACTTTTTGGATCGTGCGGTTTCCAAGTACGAAGCGCATCATAGAAAGAGGACATCTGAGACCGCGCAGAGGAGCGCAGGCAGTGAGCAGGCTACTACTAATGGCAAGTCGGCCTCTGGAGCAGACAAGCCTGGCGAGAGCCCAGACTCTTCTCAAGACCGAGAGGCCACTGCAGAAGATATTGTTTTAAGTGATATGGAAGAGGAGTCGCctgatggcgctgctgacCGTAAACGAAAGCGAGATGCTGAGGTCATTGTGGCCTCTGTCGACTCTGTCGACTCGCCACTAGACGGACctgagatgaagagattgaaagaagatgaccCAGATGGGGCCACTCCccctccaccgccgccgcctcccccaGAGAACCCTGGTGCAGCTCGCACAGAGGAGGCGCAGGCTTTGCTTGAGCAAGAAGAGGCTTTAGTACGAGAGAATGAGGAGGCGCAGAGgcttgacgaagaagagcaagccCGGAAGAAGGCTGTGGCCCGACCAAACTCTGATGGCGGCCCGCCTGGACAACAGACGTCCATGGACGAACATGGCAATGCCCTCCAAAAAGAGCTGCTGAGCCATTAA